A stretch of DNA from Cygnus atratus isolate AKBS03 ecotype Queensland, Australia chromosome 9, CAtr_DNAZoo_HiC_assembly, whole genome shotgun sequence:
TTTAGAGAACGCTAATGGCAGGATGAAGTGGGATTCCCTGATTGCTTTATTGCAGGGCAGTAGTCCAGCCATAGCTTCAGCTGCAGAGTGCTTGTActgaagccagaaaaaaaaaaataatggctaCAGTTGCACTGCATTCAGGAAATAATGAGGCAAACACAACCAGTTTTTTACTGAGgtaatttcagcaaagcttcagTCCCTTGCTTCACAGAGGAGGGTGGGACTGGGCTCTCCCTCTGAAGCCAGCATAAACCACTGGTGGCAAGGAGAACCTAGCAGCTCTGAGATGCCAATGTTCACAGTCCTGCAGGAGCAAATCCCTCTTTCATTCTCACACCTGTGCTGCACAGAGAACAGGAGCTATGCCTGACCCAAGAccagtgtttttttcagcctaAGCATGCAGATCATAAGTTGTGCCACTCCTGTTTGTAGGTACAGAGACTGTCATGAGAAAATGAGGTAAAATGTAATGGGAAGCTAGGGAAAAACATGCCTGAGAGATGGCCTTGTCATGGGCTGTGAAATGCACCTGGGGAGAAAGGAGTGAGTGAGCACGcagcatcaggcacagcacctTCCCAGCTTGCCATTCACAGAACTCTGTCTCCTACACGACTTGCACACAATGCATGCAATTGTGgctacagagaagaaaatgagccTGGCTGAGAAATCAGGAAGGCTAAAATCTTCTGGAATGGTTTTCAAAatcccagctccagcacatAAAAAAGCTCATccataaaaatttatttcaggcTGCGACTTAACTGATGAAACTTGCATCCCAAAATAGATCATCTATTTGTATTCAGAGATCTCAGCTCCTTCGGTGGAAGTTCTACCAGTGAAGTCCCTGAAATCCTGCATaaggaaaatgttgttttgtgtAGTGGACATTTACACAACTGACCAATACGCAAGCTCCCTGCTTGCTTGAAAAAAGCTAGCCTGGGtgctagaaatagaaataaacgATAGGTGGCCGGCTGGCTGGCTGGACGGACAGATAGCAAGAAATGTGACAGGGCAGAACCAGCAGCAAGCCACAACACAGGGATGTCAGTCAGCCAGCATAAACCATCCCAAACCACCAGCATGCTTGCTGCAGCTGCGCTGGTGTCAGTAACCTGGCCAGTTCGTTCCAGCAGTCAGTGAACGGAAAGGAGGGGGCTGCACGAAGTGAGATGTGCTGGCTTAAAAACTTAGATAGATAGACAGGCAGAggcataaaaatatatgaaatgtaaTTTCCCAGAGCCAAGATCCCACAGATGTGCACCGCTGCCAAGTATTACTCTGTGAGTGGAAGCTGATCCTCATacactttctctcttcttatttaagaaaagcaatAGGGTCACATTTTCCAAAAGCCCAGATGTATGAGttctcttgaaaatgttttccccaGTATTTAGTTGTGTAAAAGGTGTAAATGTAGGGATACTTTATTACAAGAAATTAatagtcttttttctttttattaggtTGTTGATCATATTCAGAATAGCGTCTATTCATGAGTGGGAGAAAGGAGACTGTTTTTTCTACATCTATCACTTTCTGCTGACAAACTAATtagttttctctgtgtttgttgGCAGATGATGTCGAGAAGCTTTGAGGAAAACATATCTGCAGTCAATGGTactataataattttattaattgtGGTAAAAAGGAACTGCTAGTGGCGTCTGATGTGTAGAGACTCAAGTAATTTATTAGAAGTGCGAAAAACAGTGACTGAGGTTTGGTACAGTTACACAGTTCTTTGGCAGCAAGTCGTCAAAACATGAGTACCTATTTCTGGAAGGCAAATTTTCAGGAGCCAGAAATATGGTCAAGGGCGAGGTAACTGAGGGGGATGCAGAGGACAGCTTCTAGACCGCAGTATTGCGCGGGAGTTACGGGGACGTTGAAATGGCCTGCTGTCCTGGGGACGTGCAGCACTGACTGCGGGCAGATCCGTTACCGACAGCTCTGCTGAAGCCGTGCTGCCCTGAACACGGGTTGCAAAAGCATTGCGACCTGCAAGTGGAAATTCAGAGTAAAGGCTACGAATACTTAACTTTAAAAGATACACAtcataaatatgaaaatttgtTACTATAGGTTATTTGTCTATTGGtagctggggagcagggggagaagaagaacaaagaggCATATAAAGACATTCCaaggagagcaggagcaaaAGGTTTGATTGAGCCTTCTTAGCCAAGAGCACTCAATCTATGATTTAGCCAATTAAAAAACCTGACACCCATATTCCTTAAAACCACATGGTACAGAAGTGTTTAGCACATGACAGACATGCTTTCTTACATCCTTGTTTCTAATCGGAGATTCTGTTTCTCGTCCCTGTGCAGCTGACAAAGCCCTGACGCTTCCGCGCACAGACGGACAACGGCCGCAGGGTCCTGTCCATAGGATAGCAGCACACCTGACGGGCAACAGCAATAGGAGGAGTTCCTTGTCACCACACAGTAAGGAAAAGCCTATAAGAACAGTTAAAGGTCACAGAGCTTACTCTCTCGCTGGTAGCTTGCTGTTTACATATGCTTTTTTATACTCACATGGAGTTAATAGCACGAAACAAATCATAAAGAAATCTCCTTGTCCCAGACAATGTGTTTTTCAGCTCATTCTCACAGAACAGGGAGAAAGCCTGTTCCCCTTGGGTACCTCACTGACTTTTCTTCTGTAGCCTTtgttaaaccaaaaaaaaaaaaatctcttcctaaTGTTaagctttcctcttttctttaattCACTTCTGCAGGTTGTATGAGGCCCAGCTGCTATGGTGACAGACCTATTAGAGCCAGAGACAGGGAGACTTGACATTCAGGCTGTATTAATGAAAGGCTTGGTGGGGTTTCATCAGCTTTGGAGGGTACCAGGCACAAATGGATATTTTAACTTTGTTACCAAGTAACAAcataatgttttttctcttatttgaGAGCAcagaaatccaaaataaaaatagtttatgtGAATACCGACATAGCCCTGAACAACTTACTTCTGCACCTTCCAATTGTTTTGAGAGGCTGGAGCTAATGACCTGCTATTGGGAACCACTGGGAAGGGCAGGTTTCCTTACCTGCGTGTTAACAGCAGACTCCCCGACCAGCAGACACCAGGCTTTACCACCCCCAGGCTCTTAacttcccctctctcttttttctcaaGTAGATTCCTCACCCCGAAGAGGTAACggacacaaaataaacaactgGGAATCGTCAAGGAAAGGCCACTCTTTCCTTTACAACGTGGAGCTGAGGAATGGCGAGCTGGTGATACCTCAAACGGGGTATTATTACATCTACTCACAAATTTATTTTCGCTTCCGTGAAAATGAGAACGAGGATTCAGGTTTGTTGGCACAAATCAGAAACCCCAAGCAGCTCGTCCAGTATGTTTACAAACTGACTGATTACCCAGAGCCCATTTTGCTCATGAAAAGTGCAAGAACAAGCTGCTGGTctaaaaaagcagaatatgGACTTTACTCCATCTACCAGGGTGGTGTGTTTCAGCTGAAAAGGGACGACAGGATTTTTGTCTCGGTCAGTAACAGTGACATAGTTGACATGGACAAGGAGGCGAGCTTTTTTGGAGCCTTTATGATTGGTTAAAAGATGAAAACCGTGCTCCAAAGGAACCGGTTTTCATAGCCAGGACCACCTCAAAATTCCATAAAACAGGATAGTAAGCAAATGCTGTAGCAATACCGACAATACCAGGATCCCCCTTCTCAGCTCGCTCTCGCCGTGCCGAAACACGCTCCCACCAGCCGGGAAGGAGCCTGGCTGCCACCGGGCGGGCGATGCTTCGCACAGGAGATGCGCGGGGACGTCACGGGGGGTCAGACCCCGCAGGTAAGCACCTGGCTGTGATCTCTGCAGAGGTGCTCCACGCTGGCTCAGGTCGGGTGGCCGAGGGGCTGCTCCGGGTGTGGGTGCTTGAGGCTGAAACTGGAGACACATTTCACCCGTGGTCTGCACTGGGAGGCTGTCGGTAATCTCTCTGCTCCAGCAAGGAGCCGTGCAAGTCCCACTTCCCAGATGCCAGTGGAATTATTCTGGGAGTTTTTGTTGGAACCTGAGTTTTGCAAAAGGGAAAGGCCATCCCAAACTCATGCTGCACGTCTTCATCTCATCTGCCAAAGCACTTAAGCGCCTAATTAATTTTAAGCGCACAAACAGGCTGACTAAACCCGGGTATTTACATGCTTGAAATTAAATATGTGCTTAAGCATTTTTCAGGATCATGGCTTGAATAAACACATTAGTCTGTCTTAATCAGTATATTGTACAtaaaaacagctgctgaaagGGCATAGAAGAGGTTTTGAAATCAATCAGTATTTTGAGATCAACACATTATGATAGTGCTTGTTTACTTAATTGCCGTACTGCAAAGATTTCACCGTGCTTCCAATAGGTTCAGTAATGCAGTTGCTGTACGCTTGTTGACAGAAAGTACCTGATaccaaaaaaaagtgattttctcTAGATACTGAATTCTATTAGACATTTGCCACAAATTGAGCATGACATGGTTCTTCCATGTTTATTTGTACTGGCCTGTATTTGGTAAAGATGCAATGCAGAACAACACACCCTGATGACTaatgttttaaggaaaacatacaCAACTATGTGTACTTAACCAGAAGCTGCAGTTTAGGTAATactattgattttttattttgtttgtagagATGGGTGGAAATTTTTCATAACTTTTCTTAAACTTAAACTGGCCGCTACAATTATTAACTCTATGATTAGaactattttctatttaaaaaatacagagaaggtAAAGGTTTGCAGGTGTAGGTTGTATGGGCTAGATAGATCCTCAGCATAAATCAGTACATCCGCAGTGGTGTCGGTGGAGCTATACCAGTTTGCACTATCAATGCATTTTGCCCAGGTTCAGAGAAACCAACGGGAAACAGAAGgtgaaagtcagaaaaaaatggagggaaaggaagacatttgcttttcaaatgttACTTTCAATCAACAGAATTACTCCAGGAGAAAACCCGGTTgtctatttttttaacatattaagGTTCCCACGGCAACCTTGCCATTCACCTTCCCATTGTGATAATTAAATCACTGTACAGCCCTTGCAAATGGGCCTCGTGAGTAGACGTGCATCATTCATCTCACTGCTTTGTcaacaggaggaaatgaaggGGCACAAGCCCCTGCGTTTATTTTGTTGTTCGGAAGAGCAGTTCGCTTCGTTGGGCACTTAAATACCTGTGTATGAGCAGTCAGAGAAGAACTTCAGCAACACCCTCCTTTTGACAGGCTAGGACAAAGAAACACTGGGGTGAGCTTAAAACAATAACATCGTCTGCTGTTTTAACAGGGTGTCACATATACTTTTTTCAGTGGTAATCAAATATGTGAATTTCTCCATCATTTACTGAAGTACTTTCTCTCAAATTCAAATAATCTATTTCAACACTGAACAGAAAACATATCTAtagtttttttcctgatttcagtaCTTAATTCAGAAATTTTCTGCCTGGCAGACAAGGCTAGGGAGAACAAAGCCATTCCCTACATAACTGGATGTCTGCTACATTGGAAGAACAACTTTTGTAGCTGCTTATCTTTTCAAATGGGCCAAGCATTTTAGTTGCAGGACAGGAGTGACCCATGTTaccaatttctttaaaaaaaaaaaaagtctgttaaaagtgtatttttttaaaagttattttaggaacttatttgaaagaaatacgTTTGAACTGTGAAAAACCATTTCCGATTGCTGGTGGCAGCTTAAGAGTCAGAAGCCCTCCATATGGCTGAGAACCAATTTGTGTAATGTAGCAGTTGTGGGCAGCTAGAAAGGACTGGAAGGGAATCCGGAGGGGTCTTCGCACACTTGCAGCTGACATTAAGACAAACTATtgcacacacattttatttttttgcttgatGTTCTCTCTCCAACTCCGAATATATATCATGCTCACTGTTGCTTAGGGAATGTTCCCGGGcattatcttctttttttatctGCATGTACGTATTCTTGGTCCCTGCATGCAGAGCATATCACAACAGGGATCACACTGaataatcatattttatttctgagtaaTCCAAAGGCATGCTTGCCAGATATTATCCTGGGGAGAGACTATCAAGCGATATCTGAGAGGACACATTTGAAGACAAGTGGAAAGATATATCAACTTCTGATTGTACATTTGCACCGAGTCATACTTTTCATCTCACTTTTTGTTGAATGGTAAATGTagcaaatttttatttgtggGTGTAGGTTGCAGTAACATGTAAGTATTGTAATTTTTCTAcatatattttctataaaatgtttttagtaaATACTTATTTTGCCTTGTCGTTTTTATTGGCTTCTATAGGAGCAAACCAGTGTGTCATTGTTTCTTTGGTTGGTGTCAGGTATAATCCATTAAATGCCACAAATGCCTGCAATGCAAAGGACATAATGCAAGCCACTGTGCAACACCACATCATATAACACCGTGTAATTGGCTTCCTGACCATAGAACAGCAGGTGAACAGCATCTGGAAGCAGTGCGCTGAAGAAAACACTCAAAAAGATTTCATGACCAGAGACTACAGTGCTGAACACTAACCTTGACGTTCTTCTCATACTTCTGGAAAAATCTGGTATGGAAACACCTGATCCTTACCCATCGCCAAATGGCAGCAGATGATTTATTGAATTTATAGTGCAGATGACCATttacacagatgaaaaacagaattaaaaggGAGGTCCCCTGAAGTTAAGAACAAATGCCCTCGTTGCACCAAAAGCAAACTCAGGATATCATTCAGTCCAGCTGCCCCACTAGCAAAATTTTTTCCCGACCAGAAAAGCTCATGAAACCCAAGCGAACCCTAGAAACTCAAAAGACCATGAAGGCATcgtcccccctgtccccagccctgaaCCCTGGGACAGTTTCCTCCAGTGCCTGCAGAGAAGCACTAtggctggcacagcagcagcacagggctcctGGGGGACAAGCCCGCAGGAAAATCACCCCCGCCTCAGCCAGACCCAACCCAGGGCTGGCTCATGGCCGTGTGTCCCCTGTTCCTGTCACCTCCTCATAACTGGTCCCAGTGTTATTTCattggtgctgtgctgggctctggcagACCCCCACACCACCAGTTTATGTGCTGCACATCCACATGTCCCACAAAAGGCTGGTTGCCTCCAAAACGGACTCATAACCCAAATACATTTCCCCCAGGGTGAGTGTTAGGTTTACCAGGGACCCTGCTCATCAGACAAAGCCATTGATGGCCATGCTGAGCCCCCCCCAGGGCACCGCCGGCCAGGAGCAACCCCCACAACCGCATCCCAAATCACAGGGATGCCCACAGGGTTTAGGAAGAAATCATCCCTTTCATAcagactgcttttatttcagcagaggTTTCTCTTTTCTGGTGTTTCCACGGGAAAGAGGGCTTGTCAGCTAACTCGCTTTCATTGTACCTTTCATTACTTCAGAGAAATGGACCTctattttttgcttctctttgccTTAGTATATATAATTATTACTGTTTGTATTGCAGCAGCATTCACTTGGCCAACCAGGATCAGGGATGCATTTACAGTACTCTGTGCAAACAGATAAACAGCCTGATTGGGACACTGAGATTTTGAGATACataatttcacttttcagatGACATCTAAATAGTAGAGACTAAGGAAAGAATGAATGTAATGatcaaaacaacacaaataaCACATTAGGACAAGATCTCATTCATCCCTCCAAGGCACCTTGTTCCATTCagtagcagaaataaaagatagATTAGGATAACTTTGGGTGTTATCCAATTTTCACAgattggactttttttttttatacacagTTACATGGACATTTATAGCTATGTCCATCAGCATTACTCAGAACTCTGTTCTCCacaacttttctctttttgttcatactaacagacagaaaatgcaCACTATGTATGTCACGTTAAAAATCACTAATTTTCCCCTCCTTGACAGTGCACCACAGTTAACTGCCTGAGCTCCACATCACAGCAGCCTTGTAATGCCCCTCCTTTCCCTCAGATATTTGTAATCCAAACCTACATACGTATCTCCATTACTTCCTTCTGAAAGTTTTCTGAAAGCCCAGAGAGATGGGGCCAAGGCCTGGCGGTTTAAGCAGCTTCCCATTTTCGGGGGCTGTTCTGCCAGCATTAACATAATTCATGCTCCCTGtctataatataaatatatataaaatacataatatgtTGTATATAATAACAtacacaataataataatgtgttcTGCACACAACAGAATCCAAGGCATAAATCCTTTTCAAGGCGCTTTTGGTTTTGTCTGATTGTGACTTCTTCAGCTCATATTATTCTCAGTTTCTATCAAGTCATCCTTATTTGTCCCTTAAAGCTACcaggtgaagaaaaagaagatgaattGCAGATTTGTTCTAGATTCAGGCAGGATACCACTCCCTATTTCACAGGAGAAACAGAAGTACCAAGAAGAAAGTATGACCAGGAATAACGAAGTATGCAATCCCATTCTGCCTGTTCTGCCACAAACACAGCTCAAACCACAGGGCACATTAGTAAACACAGACAAGTCAGGCAAACATCCCTCATTAGCACAAGACTTCTGTCACAAAGTTTGCTGCCCTGTGAATTACCTGAAAGGTGTCTGCTGCCTCCAGAAGCAAAGCCTTCGAATGAATGCCCAATGATAGTCAAAAAAATGCACGATACATCTCCTTCTACCCTCATgctataaattatttaataaattctgTGTACTTTTAATCTGGAGTAAATGTATCTGTGACTGATGAACCTTCTTCTCTCTCCACGTAGTGACCGAGTTCACAAAGAGGGACGCTCACACGCTGGTGCGACCCAGCGGCATGAGGAGCTGAAGCACGCTGAAAAAGTAAATCTAAAATGTATGCCTCTGAATTAGCAGCATTAGAGAACAGCTTCACTGATTAATTAACTAACAGTATTTCGAAGTTGGTTCCAGATGTTTACTTCCGTGTAAACAACTCTAAAGTGACTTGAGCACATTCTGTTTTTTACGTTGTTAAGTTGGATTACCACTATTTGATCAGCATTACTCACTGATGATAGTTACTAAACCGTAACCTTTGAAAGCATTCACCAGATGCTACCTTCTGCTCTTAAAGTACAACATTTATAATAAAAGTCAAAACATCTCTGCCCTTAGATATAatcaaaaaaatgcatttgcttttctgtgaattGTTGGAGACGTATCATTTTTGAATGGGAGATCTCGCCCTTGAAGTCTGTTTTCTACATTCTTCATCTCTCCACAATAAAACCATACTCATTCTATATTCAAAGCCTTCGGATATTTCCATGACAACAAACAATAATATAAACTAGAATTAAAACTTTAttggatgaaaagaaaattgaaagaatgGAACATAGGAGAGAGATTTCAAAACACCATAAATAGAAACTCTCTTCTACCTTATCTCTAGTGCTCGATACAGCTTTAACACTGCAGAAGAGACGCACCAATATTTTAAGAGTTCCCTGAAAGGTAAGTGTCCTTTGTAATGCTGTTTTtagttcttcttttttttttttttaattttttatttattatttttggaatCTCTCTTTTGGTCCTACATATAGTTAGTGGATAAAACCGTGAATAAAAAATCCTTAActtctgcctctttctctcctttttttctcatcctgaTAATATCAGTGACTTCAATCTTCTCTGTGGTTGATAAGGCAACATAAAAGTACTGTTGCTGCAGCTGAGGGCAGGTAGGTAAGTATCAGGAGTCTAAAGCCACCTTCTCTCACAGCTATTATATCTTCTTTCACTACTATCTCCACACCTGTCTTTCACTACATGCAAAGCAGATGCAGGATGTCATGCAAAGTTAGTGGAAGTTCAGCTCTTTATATCCCCTCCAGATTTGGCCTTCAATTGTCAAAGAATCAGAAAACtggaactgctttttttctctcagctgtttttctggctTCGACCCCAAGAAGGAAGAGCAGCCTCAGGAGCCCTTGAATCATGCTGCCCTTCAAGCGAGCAGGGGGTTGGTGCTGCTGGGTGCAAAGAACGACTGCAATCTGTGGTCCGAGTGGGTCAGCACTCAAGACATCAAACTCACAATGAATTAGGTGTTAATTCATTGCATTACAAGCTCGAGCTGTCAGGTGCATATAAATCTGCTGCTACCTCAAACTTGGCTACTTGATTTTGCTACACACACTTCAGTTCAAGtatgattttacttttttttttttttttctgaaaaattgaaagaaagcttttgtcTCCCTGGGGAAAGAGAACCGGTCATTTTTGACAAGATACAGCTCAGCAAAAATTGGAAGAATTTCATGAGAATGAAAAATCCTCACTGCAAAGTCATATTTGTAGCCTCAGGCCATCTTCTCTGCCAAATATCAAAGTCCTGCAGCTACTGCCACTGGTTTGAGAATATATCATGAGGgaaaaaagagt
This window harbors:
- the TNFSF10 gene encoding tumor necrosis factor ligand superfamily member 10 isoform X1, with the protein product MMLPTAGPSPGQTCGAVLAAAVLLQSVCVAVTFLYFTNELKQLWDTYSKSSVACLTGEELGNFIQNLDVIESEDRAADPCWQVKWHLGKLIKKMMSRSFEENISAVNADKALTLPRTDGQRPQGPVHRIAAHLTGNSNRRSSLSPHIDSSPRRGNGHKINNWESSRKGHSFLYNVELRNGELVIPQTGYYYIYSQIYFRFRENENEDSGLLAQIRNPKQLVQYVYKLTDYPEPILLMKSARTSCWSKKAEYGLYSIYQGGVFQLKRDDRIFVSVSNSDIVDMDKEASFFGAFMIG
- the TNFSF10 gene encoding tumor necrosis factor ligand superfamily member 10 isoform X2, which produces MMLPTAGPSPGQTCGAVLAAAVLLQSVCVAVTFLYFTNELKQLWDTYSKSSVACLTGEELGNFIQNLDVIESEDRAADPCWQVKWHLGKLIKKMMSRSFEENISAVNADKALTLPRTDGQRPQGPVHRIAAHLTGNSNRRSSLSPHNSSPRRGNGHKINNWESSRKGHSFLYNVELRNGELVIPQTGYYYIYSQIYFRFRENENEDSGLLAQIRNPKQLVQYVYKLTDYPEPILLMKSARTSCWSKKAEYGLYSIYQGGVFQLKRDDRIFVSVSNSDIVDMDKEASFFGAFMIG